A genomic stretch from Scomber scombrus chromosome 8, fScoSco1.1, whole genome shotgun sequence includes:
- the elovl1b gene encoding elongation of very long chain fatty acids protein 1b: MLQDIQAMGSHAKDIYDYVLAGLDSRLTGYPLMGKPGPMSTILLCYLFFVLYLGPRIMANRKPFQLKEAMIVYNFMLVALSIFIVYEFLMSGWATTYTWRCDPIDTSDSPQALRMIRVAWLFWFSKIIELMDTIFFVLRKKHGQITFLHIFHHSFMPWTWWWGIGYAPGGMGSFHAMVNSTVHIIMYFYYGLAAAGPRFQKFLWWKKYMTAIQLIQFVLVSLHATQYYFMDSCDYQFPMVLHLIWMYGTFFFVLFSNFWVQAYVKGKRLPKQDVKQCPNGTAPVYTNGKHHENGNSIKSGSTNGSAHHENGSSHMGKMKKA; the protein is encoded by the exons ATGCTTCAGGATATTCAGGCAATGGGCTCACATGCCAAGGATATCTATGACTATGTCTTGGCAGGACTGG aTTCCAGGCTGACGGGGTATCCACTCATGGGGAAACCTGGTCCCATGAGTACAATATTGCTGTGCTACCTGTTCTTTGTACTGTACCTGGGACCTCGTATAATGGCCAATCGCAAGCCCTTCCAGCTTAAGGAAGCCATGATAGTCTACAACTTCATGCTTGTGGCACTGTCAATATTCATTGTCTATGAA TTCCTTATGTCTGGTTGGGCCACAACCTATACCTGGCGATGCGACCCAATCGATACCTCTGACAGCCCGCAAGCACTGCGA ATGATCCGAGTGGCTTGGCTGTTCTGGTTCTCCAAGATTATTGAGCTCATGGACACA ATCTTCTTCGTGTTGAGGAAAAAGCACGGCCAAATCACCTTCCTGCACATCTTCCACCACTCCTTCATGCCTTGGACCTGGTGGTGGGGAATTGGTTACGCTCCTG GTGGAATGGGATCCTTCCATGCCATGGTGAACTCAACCGTCCACATCATCATGTATTTCTACTACGGCCTTGCTGCTGCTGGACCACGCTTCCAGAAGTTTttgtggtggaagaagtacatGACTGCCATTCAGCTG ATCCAGTTTGTGCTGGTATCTCTTCATGCCACCCAGTATTACTTCATGGACAGCTGCGACTACCAGTTCCCCATGGTCCTCCACCTCATCTGGATGTACGGCACCTTCTTCTTCGTGCTCTTCTCCAACTTCTGGGTCCAGGCTTATGTGAAGGGTAAGCGGTTGCCAAAACAGGACGTAAAGCAGTGTCCAAACGGCACAGCACCAGTGTACACGAATGGCAAGCACCACGAGAACGGCAACAGCATCAAGAGCGGATCCACCAACGGCTCCGCTCACCACGAGAACGGCAGCTCTCACATGGGCAAGATGAAGAAGGCCTAG